A single window of Paenibacillus sp. SYP-B4298 DNA harbors:
- a CDS encoding NUDIX hydrolase: MTVVGAIAAIIGSLLLIWLLGSWGLVLIAAVWFGMTCSLVMRQREMKADLEEIKRMLGQLTETEQQPRGARRQVEVPPVLQAPIHWGQIEALFTLDYNCDDRRISNVSLIPLVGNHYVMIQLADGRWELPGGTLEPGERFMAALQREAQEEIGAELLSYKVFGQFNCRSQAQTPYRPHIPHPEFVRLVGYGEVQLSGSPLNPPDGEQVSSVELVDVEEAVRRFEEQGRHDLAALYRLADRIRASNRC; encoded by the coding sequence TTGACAGTAGTTGGGGCGATAGCTGCAATCATCGGCAGCTTGCTGCTAATCTGGCTGCTCGGATCTTGGGGACTTGTGCTGATTGCGGCTGTCTGGTTTGGAATGACCTGTAGCTTAGTAATGAGGCAAAGAGAGATGAAGGCTGATCTGGAGGAGATAAAGCGCATGCTAGGGCAATTGACGGAGACAGAACAGCAGCCACGGGGGGCGCGGCGGCAAGTGGAGGTTCCGCCTGTATTGCAGGCGCCCATTCACTGGGGACAGATCGAGGCTCTCTTCACCCTGGATTACAATTGCGATGATAGACGAATCAGCAATGTGAGTCTGATCCCGCTGGTTGGCAATCATTATGTCATGATTCAACTGGCAGACGGCAGGTGGGAGCTGCCTGGCGGCACGCTGGAGCCGGGTGAGCGCTTCATGGCGGCCTTGCAGCGCGAGGCGCAGGAGGAGATTGGCGCAGAGCTGCTGTCCTACAAGGTCTTTGGACAGTTCAATTGCCGTTCGCAGGCACAGACTCCCTATCGTCCTCATATCCCGCACCCGGAATTTGTTAGACTGGTAGGCTATGGAGAAGTTCAGCTAAGTGGAAGCCCGCTGAATCCACCGGATGGAGAGCAGGTATCCTCCGTTGAGCTGGTAGATGTGGAGGAGGCGGTCAGACGGTTTGAAGAGCAGGGTAGGCATGATCTGGCAGCACTCTACAGGCTCGCTGACCGGATAAGGGCGAGCAATCGTTGTTAG
- a CDS encoding TFIIB-type zinc ribbon-containing protein encodes MNCPVCDNVTMHEMEKDEIQYGVCPSCRGIWLAREHVEALLAELREMDEPFTQWQAEQEQRHKTITTTAKPLGYRQTSYDHGAYRNNYSNEYISRYAGSSKKNAIHTISALFE; translated from the coding sequence ATGAACTGTCCGGTGTGCGACAATGTGACTATGCATGAGATGGAAAAAGACGAAATTCAGTATGGCGTGTGTCCCTCCTGCCGGGGGATATGGCTAGCGCGTGAGCACGTCGAGGCACTGCTCGCTGAGCTGCGCGAGATGGACGAGCCGTTCACCCAATGGCAGGCGGAGCAGGAGCAGCGCCACAAGACGATAACAACAACCGCCAAGCCCCTCGGCTACCGCCAAACTTCATACGATCACGGAGCATATAGAAACAACTATAGTAACGAGTATATTAGCAGATATGCCGGCAGCAGCAAAAAAAACGCCATTCACACGATTAGCGCGCTGTTTGAATAA
- a CDS encoding DedA family protein — protein sequence MENLQEFITQYGYIAIFLLLSLGIIGLPIPDEVLMTFVGYLCSRGVLLYSVAVLVAFLGAMFGMSFSYFVGKKLGKPLLWKYGKWLKLTPKRLAKVEGWFQKYGIWTVVFGYYVPGVRHLTCYLAGVTGIETRKYLLFAGFGAIIWCTVFITVGYYIGTIDFMKAR from the coding sequence ATGGAAAATTTGCAAGAGTTTATAACACAATACGGCTACATCGCTATCTTTTTATTATTGTCTCTTGGTATTATTGGCCTGCCGATCCCTGATGAGGTACTGATGACCTTCGTAGGGTATTTATGCTCGCGGGGGGTGCTTCTATATAGTGTGGCGGTGCTGGTGGCATTCCTGGGAGCGATGTTTGGCATGAGCTTCAGTTATTTTGTCGGCAAGAAGCTTGGAAAGCCCCTGCTCTGGAAATACGGCAAATGGTTAAAGCTGACGCCTAAGCGACTTGCCAAGGTGGAGGGCTGGTTCCAAAAATACGGCATCTGGACGGTGGTCTTCGGCTACTATGTGCCAGGAGTGAGGCATTTGACATGCTACTTGGCTGGCGTTACCGGAATCGAGACACGGAAATATCTATTGTTTGCCGGCTTTGGGGCTATCATCTGGTGCACTGTATTTATTACGGTCGGATATTATATTGGTACGATTGATTTTATGAAAGCAAGATAG
- a CDS encoding thioredoxin family protein → MPLQEITEQQLRQRLHAMQGTEAVLFYTPLCGTCKLAERMLEVIQATSAALPLYKLNIHFAPELRSEWQIASVPCLVVLERQDIRAKVYALHSVDYIYHLLKQSSAWE, encoded by the coding sequence ATGCCCTTACAAGAAATCACAGAACAGCAGCTACGCCAGCGGCTCCATGCGATGCAGGGAACGGAGGCGGTGCTGTTCTATACGCCGCTATGCGGAACCTGCAAGCTGGCGGAGCGGATGCTGGAGGTTATCCAGGCGACATCCGCGGCGCTGCCGCTGTATAAGCTGAACATTCATTTCGCGCCCGAGCTGCGCAGCGAATGGCAGATTGCCAGTGTCCCCTGTCTGGTCGTACTGGAGCGGCAGGACATTCGAGCTAAGGTCTATGCGCTGCACTCCGTAGACTATATCTATCATTTGCTTAAACAGTCATCTGCTTGGGAGTAG
- a CDS encoding DUF4430 domain-containing protein, protein MTIQWSRKSAVALLLIWVVCAALISPLTYPARAYAADASNTASKAEAAIAQVSAYVLKQNQISDWQAIGLSRAGKPIPAAYTSGFAAAVANVYNSTPALTDYARLTLAAGAIGLDATNIEGHNLIQSLYTGQKPGVVNGAIYALLAYDSLDYKVADDANLSRAKLLEQIMASQDSDGSFGSIDMSAMALTALSSYKDQPDAATAAERTVAWLKKALRTSSESVSQLIIGLTAYGIDPTDESFVQNGANLIEQLLSYQQQDGSFAHLSGGNSNALATEQALQALVAYQLFTKDEGALYRYTATEAPTKQSVSLFVEGPQALLASGEVSATTAQQALETLLQQRSIAYTLSSDNTFFVSINNIANGSYTKEGYQGFNGWMFVVERSGQLILPMEGMSTFKLEQGDKVTVYYADMTAPVVSSFTTDPVLPQDGEPFTVKVLGKVLEFGTDSIGTEAEKPVAGAKVEIGSVAVTTDAQGVAQVKGLPAGDYPVVISGYVADWMPTVVRSTATLKVDGQVAVTSQYRIEGLDGEIASGAATGKNALEAVKQLLESKDIPYLVTSYPFGSIITSINGLANGQVIHEWEGWNFAVKRSGSWIMPDVGMGDFQPQENDQFLLYYGDYGTPFVQSATVIPAQPKAGQPFKVLVSKWASSWNNETNQSESVISPAAGVQVKAGTLTAVTDDSGIAQFAGLPSGDSYALVVSSYAENKLPNIVRHESSFKVSTLTKTTNAYRIEGPQGKLASGEATAFSPLEGLLAVLEQKGLSSVVKDSQYGSYIQAIDGLSGGTYGGYDGWSFAVKRGGQWDWPSVGIGEYDLLNSDEVVVFYGGDQTELPVIEVSPSQPVAGSSFTVTVSKQHWDWNAWKFVTSKAEGATVTVGGKQAVTNANGVASFSGLAKGSYVLEVKHNVEQAPPALVRAEQTLVIQESGSGGVQPTEDKVTVAVQGHSKKGTIVSSTSVKLAANDTAYSVLARLLGDKGIAHVASGTGDSLYVRSIDGLSEAFSDRYPSSGWKYAVNGSYPNQSAGSYKVKANDTISWCYTLNGTTCDQTTPIDGSYPSTGSTTGTTGGTDNSSKPTTVAEGFKQISLPASNQQPLDKTSGTTAVLHASQLMSAVEAEQLAKKLQSNEVSVSKSFSPNVEAVLSDSQGEVKLAVPAGGLSKSVTISVTEQPSTRPELVSGLYRFTPAGTVFQTPVTITIQVPVHTKQPELLVMVWLNEQTGQWIPVPTVVDVKTGQVTGKTDHFTWYAVVDRSKVSSKPAHVVDVSTQIAAAARYILSGEQLTDWEAFALARSGQAVPASYLTKTAQLVAEQQGKFSKVTELERLALSIRAAGGRPESFGGYNLIEAIYNHERMMNQGPNGPAFALLTLDSGSYETNSSAKWSRDKLIGVLISQQQADGGYTLSEGNDSDVDVTAMVLTALAPYQSRAEVKAAIDKALQWLAKQQLASGGFQSLKDENSESAAQVIIALTALGMNPKDGMFVKSGKDALDALLSYRNSDGGFAHKPGEPSNEIATEQALQALAAYQRYVSGQPGLYVMTEQDGEAKPAARYVDDASISAWASAAVYEALEQGVMSGVSAKELRFAPQQAMTRAEFAALLIKLGGHNTAASADMQPIFADVQPGSWYYGAVMKAKELGYLQGVTSTRFMPEQTISRQEMAIMIARAFKLQPSQAAAAFADSAQFYQDAEAAIQAVYEQGIMTGYNGRFAPREQVTREMAAVVAVKLAKLAS, encoded by the coding sequence ATGACCATTCAATGGAGTCGAAAATCAGCGGTTGCTCTACTGCTCATCTGGGTAGTATGCGCTGCGTTGATCTCGCCGCTCACTTATCCGGCACGCGCTTATGCGGCCGATGCGAGCAATACGGCCTCCAAGGCGGAGGCCGCTATTGCCCAGGTGAGTGCATACGTATTGAAGCAAAATCAAATTTCCGACTGGCAGGCCATCGGCCTGAGCCGAGCAGGTAAGCCGATTCCGGCTGCATACACCTCTGGCTTCGCGGCTGCTGTAGCCAATGTGTATAACAGCACGCCTGCGCTAACCGACTATGCCCGACTGACATTAGCGGCGGGAGCAATCGGTCTGGATGCAACCAATATCGAGGGTCATAACCTGATCCAAAGCTTATACACAGGACAGAAGCCAGGCGTTGTCAACGGAGCGATCTACGCGTTGCTTGCCTACGATTCTCTGGACTATAAGGTGGCTGATGATGCGAACCTGAGCCGGGCGAAGCTGCTGGAGCAGATCATGGCCAGCCAGGATAGCGATGGTTCCTTTGGCAGCATCGATATGTCGGCGATGGCGCTGACGGCACTATCATCCTACAAGGATCAGCCGGACGCGGCTACGGCAGCAGAGCGAACAGTTGCTTGGCTGAAGAAGGCGTTGCGGACGAGCAGCGAGAGCGTATCGCAACTGATTATCGGCTTGACCGCTTACGGCATCGATCCGACAGATGAGTCATTTGTCCAAAATGGAGCGAATCTGATCGAGCAACTGCTGTCCTATCAGCAGCAGGACGGCAGCTTCGCGCATCTGTCAGGCGGCAACTCCAATGCGCTTGCAACCGAGCAGGCACTGCAGGCATTGGTAGCGTACCAGTTGTTCACAAAGGACGAGGGCGCGCTGTATCGTTATACCGCAACGGAGGCTCCAACAAAGCAGAGCGTTAGCCTGTTTGTCGAGGGGCCGCAAGCGCTGCTTGCGTCTGGAGAGGTGAGCGCCACTACAGCACAGCAGGCGCTGGAGACGCTGCTTCAGCAGCGCTCTATCGCGTACACGCTGTCCAGCGACAACACATTCTTTGTTTCAATTAATAACATTGCCAACGGCTCCTACACCAAGGAAGGCTATCAGGGCTTCAACGGCTGGATGTTTGTCGTGGAACGCTCCGGGCAGCTCATTCTCCCTATGGAGGGGATGAGCACCTTCAAGCTGGAGCAAGGGGACAAGGTCACGGTATACTATGCCGATATGACAGCGCCAGTGGTCAGCTCCTTCACGACCGATCCCGTGCTGCCACAGGATGGGGAGCCGTTCACAGTCAAGGTGCTCGGCAAGGTGCTGGAGTTCGGCACAGACTCGATAGGCACCGAAGCCGAGAAGCCGGTGGCTGGAGCGAAAGTCGAGATCGGATCGGTAGCTGTCACGACGGATGCACAGGGTGTTGCGCAGGTGAAGGGATTGCCTGCTGGGGACTACCCGGTTGTAATCAGTGGCTATGTGGCGGACTGGATGCCGACAGTCGTGCGCAGCACAGCAACGCTCAAGGTGGACGGCCAGGTCGCCGTTACGAGCCAGTACCGGATTGAAGGGCTGGACGGAGAGATTGCCAGCGGGGCAGCGACAGGCAAAAATGCGCTGGAGGCTGTCAAGCAATTGCTGGAGAGCAAGGACATTCCTTATCTCGTCACAAGCTATCCATTCGGCAGCATAATTACATCCATTAATGGGCTGGCGAATGGACAGGTCATCCATGAGTGGGAGGGCTGGAACTTCGCCGTCAAACGCAGTGGAAGCTGGATCATGCCGGATGTCGGTATGGGGGACTTCCAGCCGCAGGAAAACGATCAATTCTTGCTGTACTACGGCGATTACGGCACACCGTTCGTTCAGTCGGCGACGGTTATACCAGCTCAGCCGAAGGCCGGTCAGCCGTTCAAGGTGCTGGTCAGCAAGTGGGCATCATCCTGGAACAACGAGACGAACCAGAGCGAGAGCGTCATTAGTCCGGCTGCCGGAGTGCAGGTTAAAGCCGGCACGCTGACTGCGGTTACCGATGACAGCGGCATCGCCCAGTTCGCGGGTCTGCCTTCGGGCGACAGCTATGCGCTGGTGGTGAGCAGCTACGCCGAGAACAAGCTGCCTAATATTGTGCGCCATGAGTCCTCCTTCAAGGTGAGCACGCTCACAAAGACGACCAATGCATACCGGATCGAAGGGCCGCAGGGCAAGCTCGCATCCGGTGAAGCCACAGCCTTCAGCCCTCTTGAGGGTCTGCTGGCGGTACTGGAGCAAAAGGGACTCTCCTCCGTCGTCAAGGACAGTCAGTATGGCAGCTACATTCAAGCTATTGACGGCTTGTCCGGCGGCACGTATGGCGGCTATGACGGCTGGAGCTTCGCTGTCAAGCGGGGCGGCCAGTGGGATTGGCCAAGCGTAGGCATCGGGGAGTATGACCTGCTCAACAGCGATGAGGTCGTCGTATTCTATGGTGGCGACCAGACGGAGCTGCCGGTTATCGAGGTCAGCCCTTCGCAGCCAGTGGCCGGCTCGTCCTTCACGGTGACGGTCAGCAAGCAGCATTGGGATTGGAATGCTTGGAAGTTTGTAACCAGCAAGGCAGAAGGGGCAACGGTTACGGTCGGCGGCAAGCAGGCGGTAACCAACGCCAATGGCGTTGCTTCATTCAGCGGCCTTGCCAAGGGCAGCTATGTGCTTGAGGTGAAGCACAATGTGGAGCAAGCGCCGCCTGCACTCGTCCGCGCCGAGCAGACACTCGTCATTCAAGAGTCGGGCTCCGGGGGCGTCCAGCCGACGGAGGACAAGGTGACGGTTGCAGTGCAAGGGCATAGCAAGAAGGGAACGATTGTCAGCAGCACATCGGTGAAGCTGGCAGCGAACGATACCGCTTATAGCGTGCTGGCGAGACTGCTGGGCGATAAGGGGATTGCGCACGTAGCGAGCGGCACAGGCGATTCGCTCTACGTGCGCAGCATTGACGGACTCTCCGAAGCATTCTCGGATCGCTATCCTAGCAGTGGCTGGAAATATGCGGTGAACGGAAGCTACCCGAATCAGAGTGCGGGCTCCTACAAGGTGAAGGCGAATGACACCATTTCCTGGTGCTATACGCTGAACGGAACGACCTGTGATCAGACGACGCCGATTGACGGCTCGTACCCATCGACTGGAAGTACCACCGGTACGACGGGTGGGACAGACAATAGCAGCAAGCCAACGACGGTAGCTGAAGGCTTCAAGCAGATCAGCCTGCCTGCAAGCAACCAGCAGCCGCTTGACAAGACATCTGGGACAACGGCAGTGCTCCACGCCTCCCAGCTGATGAGCGCAGTGGAAGCGGAGCAGCTCGCCAAGAAGCTGCAGAGCAACGAAGTGAGCGTCAGCAAGTCATTCAGTCCGAATGTGGAGGCGGTGCTGTCTGACTCGCAGGGAGAAGTGAAGCTGGCTGTGCCAGCAGGCGGCTTGTCGAAGAGCGTGACGATTAGCGTGACCGAGCAGCCAAGCACCCGTCCGGAGCTCGTATCCGGCCTGTATCGCTTCACGCCGGCCGGTACGGTATTCCAGACGCCGGTGACGATTACGATTCAGGTGCCTGTGCACACAAAGCAGCCTGAGCTACTGGTCATGGTATGGCTGAATGAACAGACAGGGCAATGGATTCCGGTGCCAACCGTGGTCGATGTGAAGACAGGCCAGGTGACGGGAAAGACCGATCATTTCACATGGTATGCGGTCGTTGATCGCAGCAAGGTGAGCAGCAAGCCGGCTCATGTGGTGGATGTCTCCACGCAGATCGCGGCTGCCGCACGGTATATTCTGTCTGGCGAGCAGTTGACCGATTGGGAAGCATTCGCGCTGGCCCGTTCAGGTCAGGCGGTGCCAGCATCGTATCTGACGAAGACGGCTCAGCTTGTTGCAGAGCAGCAAGGGAAGTTCAGCAAGGTCACAGAGCTGGAGCGGCTGGCGCTGAGCATTCGGGCTGCAGGTGGCCGCCCTGAGAGCTTTGGCGGCTATAATCTGATCGAAGCGATCTACAACCATGAGAGAATGATGAATCAAGGCCCCAATGGCCCTGCCTTCGCATTGTTGACGCTGGATAGCGGCAGCTATGAGACCAACTCCTCTGCCAAGTGGAGCCGCGACAAGCTGATTGGCGTACTGATCAGCCAGCAGCAAGCCGATGGCGGCTATACATTAAGCGAGGGCAATGACTCGGATGTCGATGTGACCGCGATGGTGCTGACAGCACTTGCGCCGTATCAGAGCCGGGCTGAGGTGAAAGCAGCCATCGACAAAGCATTGCAGTGGTTGGCGAAGCAGCAGCTAGCAAGCGGTGGCTTCCAATCGCTGAAGGATGAGAACAGCGAGAGTGCTGCTCAAGTCATTATTGCGCTGACGGCACTCGGTATGAATCCGAAGGACGGAATGTTCGTGAAGTCCGGCAAAGATGCGCTGGATGCGCTGTTGTCCTATCGCAATAGCGATGGCGGCTTCGCTCATAAGCCGGGCGAGCCGTCCAATGAGATCGCGACGGAGCAGGCGCTGCAGGCGCTCGCAGCTTACCAGCGCTATGTCTCCGGGCAGCCAGGCCTCTATGTGATGACAGAGCAAGATGGCGAAGCGAAGCCTGCTGCGCGATATGTGGACGATGCGAGCATCTCCGCCTGGGCGTCAGCGGCTGTCTACGAGGCGCTGGAGCAGGGCGTGATGAGTGGCGTTAGTGCGAAGGAGCTGCGTTTTGCGCCGCAGCAGGCGATGACTCGCGCCGAATTTGCCGCGTTGCTGATCAAGCTTGGAGGGCATAACACGGCTGCATCTGCAGATATGCAGCCGATCTTCGCAGATGTGCAGCCTGGAAGCTGGTATTATGGAGCGGTGATGAAGGCGAAGGAGCTGGGTTACCTGCAAGGGGTAACGAGCACACGGTTCATGCCGGAGCAGACGATCAGCCGTCAGGAGATGGCGATCATGATTGCTCGCGCATTCAAGCTGCAGCCTTCACAAGCTGCTGCGGCGTTTGCAGATAGCGCTCAGTTCTACCAGGATGCTGAGGCAGCTATCCAGGCGGTCTATGAGCAGGGAATTATGACTGGTTATAATGGACGCTTTGCGCCACGCGAGCAGGTGACCCGCGAGATGGCAGCCGTTGTAGCTGTGAAGCTGGCCAAGCTGGCAAGCTAA